Proteins encoded in a region of the Malaciobacter mytili LMG 24559 genome:
- a CDS encoding TonB-dependent siderophore receptor produces MKIVGLQRKLSITLCSLLFASSSLFAKDKEQTKQLDSITILEKTTADYQNKKKINLARNNIDIEEMAKSVQVYNEDFIKDYQPQNINDIVTMSSNTTYLGDNHGRENKFAIRGFAGVPVLRDGFNLSNSVAYPELFNLERVEILKGPDSLQYGEANPGGLINLVHKKPQKEFHAQTVFEYTSNKSYSPKLDVGGSLNKDGSLRYRLVSVYKTDEGVKDYNNDAKKIFIAPSIAYDIDDNNTITFISEYLNERKQSDFGAYVKSDGTLATSTKTVTSHPDETLDKLQKIYGFELQSNYNSWNSLLRYRYIDYEIDNHDVHIPFVYNEAANTLSRFYASQRNQYKDNILQYTLNKEIDIFNLRNRFTIGADYRKSSSKFRGYMDRRTLYTINLSNPTYEKLTSKDDHPQAITYGNTGETIITRRVGGFLQDHINLTDNLILSAGVRYDRVTPQNSQKSSKVLPQVGLVYKLSNQTTLYANYSESFYPQTALDKNGKLLDPEEGKGIELGVKQKLFNDNFDLTAAIFKIRKENIATTDETNPLFSVASEEQESRGFEIDLAGEIISGWSLVASYGYTKTEDKGKNEGKLLAGIPKHTFNLFTTYNLNSFGLPNTFIGGGARYIGSRYADTTNSVKLDSNIIYNATLGYKKGHWSANLSLHNITDEEYVESASTSRVYIGTPRAVVATLSYSF; encoded by the coding sequence ATGAAAATTGTCGGTTTACAAAGAAAGCTATCTATAACTCTTTGTTCTTTACTTTTTGCAAGTTCAAGCTTATTTGCTAAAGATAAAGAACAAACAAAACAGCTAGATAGTATCACTATTTTAGAAAAAACCACAGCAGATTATCAAAATAAAAAAAAGATAAATTTAGCAAGAAATAATATTGATATAGAAGAAATGGCAAAATCTGTTCAAGTATATAATGAAGATTTTATTAAAGATTATCAACCTCAAAATATCAATGATATTGTAACTATGTCTTCAAATACAACTTATTTAGGGGATAACCACGGAAGAGAAAATAAATTTGCTATTAGGGGATTTGCAGGAGTTCCTGTACTAAGAGATGGTTTTAATTTAAGTAATAGTGTGGCGTACCCAGAATTATTTAACCTTGAAAGAGTAGAAATTTTAAAAGGTCCTGATTCTTTACAATACGGTGAAGCAAATCCTGGAGGGTTAATAAACCTTGTACATAAAAAACCACAAAAAGAGTTCCACGCTCAAACTGTTTTTGAATATACTTCAAATAAATCATATAGCCCTAAACTTGATGTGGGTGGTTCTTTAAATAAAGATGGCTCTTTAAGATATAGATTAGTAAGTGTTTATAAAACAGATGAAGGGGTTAAAGATTATAATAATGATGCAAAAAAAATCTTTATTGCTCCAAGTATTGCTTATGATATAGATGATAATAATACTATTACTTTTATTAGTGAATATCTAAATGAAAGAAAACAATCTGATTTTGGAGCCTATGTGAAAAGTGATGGTACTTTAGCTACTTCTACTAAAACAGTAACTTCCCATCCAGATGAGACTTTGGATAAACTTCAAAAAATTTATGGATTTGAGCTACAAAGTAATTATAATTCTTGGAATTCATTATTAAGATATAGATATATAGATTATGAAATTGATAACCATGATGTTCATATTCCATTTGTATATAATGAAGCTGCAAATACCTTAAGTAGATTTTATGCTTCGCAAAGAAATCAATACAAAGATAATATCTTACAATATACTTTAAATAAAGAAATTGATATTTTTAATTTAAGAAATAGATTTACAATAGGTGCTGATTATAGAAAATCTTCTTCAAAATTTAGAGGGTACATGGATAGAAGAACTCTTTATACTATTAATTTATCAAATCCTACATATGAAAAGCTAACTTCTAAAGATGACCATCCACAAGCAATTACTTATGGAAATACAGGTGAGACTATAATTACAAGAAGAGTTGGTGGATTTTTACAAGACCATATAAACTTAACAGATAATTTAATACTAAGTGCTGGAGTAAGATATGATAGAGTAACTCCACAAAATAGCCAAAAAAGTAGTAAAGTTTTACCACAAGTAGGTTTAGTTTATAAACTTTCAAATCAAACAACTTTATATGCAAATTATTCAGAATCATTTTATCCACAAACAGCATTAGATAAAAATGGAAAACTTTTAGACCCAGAAGAAGGTAAAGGTATTGAACTTGGGGTTAAACAAAAACTTTTTAATGATAATTTTGATTTAACAGCAGCTATATTTAAAATACGAAAAGAAAATATTGCAACAACTGATGAAACAAATCCATTATTTTCAGTTGCAAGTGAAGAACAAGAAAGCCGTGGATTTGAAATAGACTTAGCAGGTGAAATTATTTCTGGTTGGTCTTTAGTTGCTTCTTATGGTTATACAAAAACAGAAGATAAAGGAAAAAATGAAGGCAAACTTCTTGCAGGTATTCCAAAACACACTTTTAACTTATTTACTACATATAATTTAAATAGTTTTGGTTTACCAAATACTTTTATTGGTGGAGGAGCTAGATATATAGGAAGTAGATATGCAGATACTACAAATAGTGTAAAACTTGATTCAAATATTATTTACAATGCAACATTAGGTTATAAAAAAGGTCATTGGAGTGCAAATTTAAGCTTACATAATATTACTGATGAAGAGTATGTTGAATCTGCAAGTACAAGTAGAGTTTATATTGGAACACCAAGAGCTGTTGTTGCAACTCTTAGTTACTCATTTTAA
- a CDS encoding TonB-dependent siderophore receptor: MKLGNKRLLKLSICAAILLQMPVFADSTKQNNKSLGTVDVVSSSDSESTNSYTVNSMNTATKLNLSLRQTPQSVSVLTTQKMRDLGINSYDSMLNNVTGVSLNRWDERVNASARGFDLDYYKIDGMPTYITYNARDLDLSLYDRVEVVRGANGLTTGAGNPALSINLVRKRANSNEFKGDIFLRGGSWDSYSAMTDISTPLNSDKSIRARIIAKHEDSKSFMDNYEKENNLFYGVVDMNLTDTTFLSVGASYQKLDRKGIRWGGLPAFYSDNSKTNFDRSKTVSEDWTAWDVETKSLFANLEQILYKDISLNLAYTYDEIKTDTALLYFAGKVNKADGSGLNYMDWKAQEEKKQNTLDINVKVPFDVANLSQEIIVGATYSKDKTLKYDAVYPQGYYSILPNFYDYNLDFPSSSSADVPYIIRPEDIVQKGIYLAGNFSLTNSLKLIAGARLSSWEYNSEDSNKETRKFDNEITPYVGLVYDIDKNHSLYTSYTSIFQPQDKKDRSDNFLEPIEGKNYEIGVKGEYFNGKLTSSLAIFRIEQDNVAQTDGDPIGGKQPYKSSEGVTSKGVEFDISGQVTDNLTLDFGIANFEARDADGEKFNTKASRTTANLFAKYTINNLRLGAGLNYKSKYYTQTDSGKITQDAYTLANAMIGYKINKNANLQLNINNIFDKKYYEGIGKNSMVYGTPRRVLLTLQYSF, translated from the coding sequence ATGAAATTAGGAAACAAGAGATTATTAAAGTTATCTATATGTGCTGCAATTTTATTGCAAATGCCAGTTTTTGCAGATAGTACAAAACAGAATAATAAATCATTAGGTACAGTAGATGTTGTATCTTCAAGTGATAGTGAAAGTACAAATTCATATACTGTAAATTCTATGAATACAGCAACAAAGTTAAATCTTTCATTAAGACAAACACCACAATCAGTTAGTGTTTTAACTACTCAAAAAATGAGAGACTTAGGAATAAACTCTTATGATAGTATGCTAAATAATGTAACAGGGGTATCATTAAATAGATGGGATGAAAGGGTTAATGCTAGTGCAAGAGGGTTTGATTTAGATTATTATAAAATTGATGGAATGCCTACTTATATTACTTATAATGCAAGAGATTTAGACCTTTCTTTATATGATAGAGTTGAAGTAGTAAGAGGAGCTAATGGCCTAACAACTGGAGCTGGAAATCCTGCTTTAAGTATTAATTTAGTTAGAAAAAGAGCTAATAGTAATGAATTTAAAGGAGATATATTTTTAAGAGGAGGGTCATGGGATAGTTATAGCGCTATGACTGATATATCTACACCTTTAAATAGTGATAAAAGTATAAGAGCTAGAATAATTGCAAAACATGAAGATAGTAAATCTTTTATGGATAATTATGAAAAAGAAAACAATCTTTTTTATGGTGTTGTAGATATGAATCTAACAGATACTACTTTTTTATCAGTAGGCGCTAGTTATCAAAAACTAGATAGAAAGGGTATTAGATGGGGTGGTTTACCAGCTTTTTATAGTGATAATTCAAAAACAAATTTTGATAGATCAAAAACAGTTTCTGAAGATTGGACAGCTTGGGATGTGGAAACAAAATCATTATTTGCAAACTTAGAACAAATTTTATATAAAGATATTTCTTTAAATCTTGCATATACATATGATGAGATAAAAACAGATACGGCACTTTTATATTTTGCTGGAAAAGTAAATAAAGCAGATGGAAGTGGTTTAAACTATATGGATTGGAAAGCCCAAGAAGAGAAAAAACAAAATACTTTAGATATAAATGTAAAAGTTCCTTTTGACGTGGCAAATCTTTCACAAGAGATAATTGTAGGTGCAACATATAGTAAAGATAAAACTTTAAAATATGATGCTGTTTATCCACAAGGGTATTATTCTATACTTCCAAATTTCTATGATTATAACTTAGATTTCCCTTCTTCATCAAGTGCAGATGTGCCATATATTATAAGACCTGAAGATATAGTGCAAAAAGGTATTTATTTAGCGGGGAATTTCTCTTTAACAAATAGTTTAAAATTAATTGCAGGTGCTAGGTTATCATCTTGGGAATATAATAGTGAAGATTCAAATAAAGAAACTAGAAAGTTTGATAATGAAATTACTCCATATGTAGGTTTAGTATACGACATAGATAAAAATCATTCACTTTACACAAGTTATACAAGTATTTTCCAACCTCAAGATAAAAAAGATAGAAGTGATAATTTTTTAGAGCCAATTGAAGGGAAAAACTATGAAATTGGAGTAAAAGGGGAATATTTTAATGGAAAACTTACAAGTTCATTGGCTATTTTTAGAATAGAGCAAGATAATGTAGCACAAACAGATGGTGACCCAATAGGTGGTAAACAACCTTATAAATCTTCTGAGGGTGTTACAAGTAAAGGTGTAGAATTTGATATTAGTGGTCAAGTAACAGATAATTTAACTTTAGACTTTGGAATTGCAAATTTTGAAGCAAGAGATGCAGATGGTGAGAAATTTAATACTAAAGCTTCAAGAACAACGGCTAATCTATTTGCAAAATATACTATAAATAATTTAAGATTAGGTGCTGGGTTAAATTATAAAAGTAAATATTATACTCAAACTGATTCAGGAAAAATTACTCAAGATGCTTACACTCTTGCAAATGCAATGATAGGTTATAAAATAAATAAAAATGCTAATTTACAATTAAATATAAATAATATTTTTGACAAAAAATATTATGAAGGAATAGGAAAAAATAGTATGGTATATGGAACTCCTAGAAGGGTCTTATTAACTTTACAATATTCATTTTAA
- a CDS encoding helix-turn-helix domain-containing protein gives MLEIDYYDLIEILKKENNPFSRKNYLGKIKNNFGMGNYIWYDIGSGIAISITTFKLYQDTIISQTSTIAGTVLIFNFANDFTYTFKDKNKYLSKKDSFFLGFSSNNFSAKMQFKKNTSYSIFTIGIKEELFLKLPYDFKNLENKRNEANKKNYAIIEGGSIDPEQLDILTYFFNKKFDEYLFTDLFLESNIANLIQYTYKKIIKNINSNSNMDENIIKSLEKAKQIILSEYFSNTLSIKEIAYKSAINECYLKKDFKNYYKMTIYEMIQKQRLEEAKKLLKKDFSVKEACIKVGYKHTGHFSKLFFNYFGITPSSYRKQFKTY, from the coding sequence ATGTTAGAAATAGATTACTACGATTTAATAGAAATATTAAAAAAAGAAAATAACCCATTTTCAAGAAAAAATTATCTAGGTAAAATCAAAAATAATTTTGGAATGGGTAATTATATTTGGTATGATATTGGAAGTGGTATTGCCATATCTATAACTACTTTTAAACTATATCAAGATACTATTATTTCACAAACTTCAACTATTGCAGGAACTGTTTTAATCTTTAATTTTGCAAATGATTTTACTTATACTTTTAAAGATAAAAATAAATATCTATCAAAAAAAGATAGTTTCTTTTTAGGATTTTCTTCAAATAATTTTTCAGCAAAAATGCAATTTAAAAAAAATACTTCATATAGCATCTTTACAATTGGTATAAAAGAAGAACTTTTTTTAAAATTACCCTATGATTTTAAAAATTTAGAAAATAAAAGAAATGAGGCAAACAAAAAAAATTATGCAATTATAGAAGGTGGAAGTATAGACCCTGAACAATTAGATATTTTAACTTATTTTTTTAATAAAAAATTTGATGAGTACCTTTTTACTGATCTATTTTTAGAATCAAATATTGCAAATCTAATTCAATACACTTATAAAAAAATTATCAAAAATATCAACTCAAATTCTAATATGGATGAAAATATTATTAAATCTTTAGAAAAAGCAAAACAGATAATTTTAAGTGAGTATTTTTCTAATACTTTATCTATAAAAGAAATAGCATATAAATCTGCAATAAATGAGTGTTATTTAAAAAAAGATTTTAAAAACTACTACAAAATGACTATTTATGAAATGATTCAAAAGCAAAGATTAGAAGAAGCAAAAAAGCTTTTAAAAAAAGATTTTAGTGTAAAAGAAGCTTGTATAAAAGTTGGGTATAAACACACTGGTCACTTTAGCAAACTCTTTTTTAATTATTTTGGAATAACACCAAGTAGTTATAGAAAACAATTTAAAACATACTGA
- a CDS encoding response regulator transcription factor yields MLKEEYKNLKILYVEDEENIRSNATSYLKRIFTNVYEAKDAFEAMEKIETFSPHLVITDIKMPKKNGLDMIRQIRQKDKDTQFIVLTAFTNTNYLLDAIDLHLVKYLTKPIKHETIFPLLMQCAKKIFDNKNTKKYICENCYFDLVNEVLKIEDEIIKLSKNETLFFKLLCENFSRVVTYEEIQNYIWYDEYMSENAIRLLVRDLRKKLPINCIKNLSKVGYKIELFQ; encoded by the coding sequence ATGCTAAAAGAAGAATACAAAAATTTAAAAATATTATATGTGGAAGATGAAGAGAATATTAGAAGTAATGCCACTTCATATTTAAAAAGAATTTTTACTAATGTTTATGAAGCAAAAGATGCTTTTGAAGCTATGGAAAAAATAGAGACTTTTTCTCCTCATTTAGTTATTACTGATATTAAAATGCCTAAAAAAAATGGTCTTGATATGATAAGACAAATTAGACAAAAAGATAAAGATACTCAATTTATAGTCTTAACTGCTTTTACTAATACAAACTACTTATTAGATGCTATAGATTTACATTTAGTTAAATATCTTACAAAACCTATAAAACATGAGACAATTTTTCCTTTACTTATGCAATGTGCAAAAAAGATTTTTGATAATAAAAATACTAAAAAGTATATTTGTGAGAATTGTTATTTTGATTTAGTAAATGAAGTATTAAAAATAGAAGATGAGATAATAAAATTATCAAAAAATGAGACTTTATTTTTTAAACTTTTATGTGAAAATTTTTCAAGAGTGGTTACTTATGAAGAGATACAAAACTATATTTGGTATGATGAATATATGAGTGAAAATGCTATTAGACTTTTAGTTAGAGACTTAAGAAAAAAACTTCCAATAAATTGTATTAAAAACCTATCAAAAGTAGGGTATAAAATAGAATTATTTCAATGA
- a CDS encoding TonB-dependent siderophore receptor: protein MKLGNKRLLKLSICAAILLQMPVFADSTKQNNKSLGTVDVVSSSDSESTNSYKFDSMNTATRLNLSSKETPQSISVVTNEQINDMAMESISDVVKSVVGLSSTTSDSERSSFSARGFDISNYQIDGVAVSWVGGYNTGETQQDLTIYDRVEVVRGANGLISGAGDPSAAINLVRKHANSKEFKGNITLQGGSWDKYKASLDVSTPLTKDGKVRARIAASYEDRESFEDYYKNKKTVLYGVIDADISDNTRVSLGTSYQDNNPKGSMWGGLPSKYSNGTKTNWDRSDTTAPKWSYWASKNKNYFANIEHYFENNIKLYAGYSRIDSSADLKLLYLYGNPDKTTGLGMGGSGYKGDFSRVQDNIDIYASIPFELGSLDHELLIGTMYNKQKFKAYSASKSVGSIGSFFDWDGNIQSPDFPKMNLVGDTVTKQLGTYLVGRFSLSDNLKLIAGTRLTNWEKEDRLKDFTYDHDNVVTPYAGLIYNINEDFSTYVSYTDIFKPQDNQDSSGNYLDPIEGKSYEVGIKGEFFDDKLNASFAIFRIEQDKLAQTDPSGALIPGTTTVASVAAEGTTSKGFEVELNGEITDNWNLSVGYSQFQAKDANDNEVNSNHPRKTFKLFTKYKIDKLSLAGGLNWQRQTNLNGIYQEAYSTVDLMAKYQFNKNLSAQLNIDNLFDKKYYSNVGFYSQVAYGTPRSALVTLKYSF, encoded by the coding sequence ATGAAATTAGGAAACAAGAGATTATTAAAGTTATCTATATGTGCTGCAATTTTATTGCAAATGCCAGTTTTTGCAGATAGTACAAAACAGAATAATAAATCATTAGGTACAGTAGATGTTGTATCTTCAAGTGATAGTGAAAGTACAAATTCATATAAATTTGATTCTATGAATACAGCAACAAGATTAAACTTATCTTCAAAAGAAACACCGCAGTCAATTAGTGTGGTTACAAATGAGCAAATAAATGATATGGCTATGGAAAGTATTTCTGATGTGGTAAAAAGTGTAGTGGGATTATCTTCAACTACTAGTGATAGTGAAAGAAGTTCTTTTTCAGCTAGAGGATTTGATATTTCAAATTATCAAATAGATGGTGTAGCAGTTTCTTGGGTAGGGGGATATAATACAGGTGAAACACAGCAAGATTTAACAATCTATGATAGGGTTGAAGTTGTAAGAGGAGCAAATGGTCTTATTTCAGGAGCAGGTGATCCCTCTGCTGCTATTAATTTAGTTAGAAAACATGCAAATAGTAAAGAGTTTAAAGGAAATATCACTTTACAAGGGGGAAGCTGGGATAAATACAAAGCTTCTTTAGATGTTTCAACTCCTTTAACTAAAGATGGAAAAGTAAGAGCTAGAATTGCAGCTAGTTATGAAGATAGAGAATCTTTTGAAGATTATTATAAAAATAAGAAAACAGTACTTTATGGTGTAATTGATGCTGATATATCTGATAATACAAGAGTATCTTTAGGAACAAGCTATCAAGATAATAATCCAAAAGGAAGTATGTGGGGAGGTTTACCTTCTAAGTATAGTAATGGAACTAAAACAAACTGGGATAGATCTGATACTACTGCACCAAAATGGAGTTATTGGGCCTCTAAAAATAAAAATTATTTTGCAAATATTGAGCATTATTTTGAAAATAACATTAAATTATATGCAGGTTATTCAAGAATAGATAGTAGTGCAGATTTAAAATTATTATATCTATATGGAAATCCAGATAAAACTACTGGCTTAGGAATGGGAGGAAGTGGTTATAAAGGTGATTTCTCAAGAGTTCAAGATAATATTGATATTTATGCTTCTATTCCTTTTGAATTAGGAAGTTTAGATCATGAATTACTAATTGGAACAATGTATAATAAACAAAAATTCAAAGCTTATTCTGCTTCAAAAAGTGTTGGTTCAATTGGTAGTTTTTTTGATTGGGATGGAAATATACAAAGTCCTGATTTTCCTAAAATGAACTTAGTAGGAGATACAGTTACAAAACAATTAGGTACTTATTTAGTAGGTAGATTTTCATTATCTGATAATTTAAAATTAATAGCTGGAACAAGACTTACTAATTGGGAAAAGGAAGATAGATTAAAAGATTTTACATATGATCATGATAATGTTGTAACACCTTATGCAGGGTTAATTTATAATATAAATGAAGATTTTTCTACATATGTGAGTTATACTGATATTTTTAAACCACAAGATAATCAAGATTCTAGTGGAAATTATCTTGACCCAATTGAAGGGAAAAGTTATGAAGTTGGAATAAAAGGTGAGTTTTTTGACGATAAATTAAATGCTAGCTTCGCAATTTTTAGAATAGAACAAGATAAATTAGCACAAACAGATCCTTCAGGAGCATTAATCCCTGGAACAACTACTGTTGCAAGTGTGGCAGCAGAAGGAACTACAAGTAAAGGATTTGAAGTTGAACTTAATGGAGAAATAACTGATAATTGGAATTTAAGTGTTGGGTATTCTCAATTTCAAGCAAAAGATGCAAATGATAATGAAGTAAATTCAAATCATCCAAGAAAAACATTTAAATTATTTACTAAATATAAAATTGATAAGTTAAGTTTAGCTGGTGGGTTAAATTGGCAAAGACAAACAAATTTAAATGGTATATATCAAGAAGCCTATTCAACAGTTGATTTAATGGCAAAATATCAATTTAATAAAAATCTATCAGCACAGCTAAATATTGATAATTTATTTGATAAAAAATATTATTCAAATGTAGGTTTTTATAGCCAAGTAGCTTATGGAACACCAAGAAGTGCACTAGTAACTTTAAAATATTCATTTTAA
- a CDS encoding PepSY-associated TM helix domain-containing protein: MEKSKLFKQRLFRIHIASGVIFSIIMYIAIFFGVFAILLPYIKTWEKPSRHIDSNINIYKIDYNYMIEEALKTENFPKNNILVSLPGRMGDPAVTISHRFTQPIAFNPTTKEKLNNETKEQSHLAEFLNELHYGAPLKVIGRVSFGFVAIGTMVLIITGLILITLFKFSNKGKNQQAVFSKIHVKVFTWLFVPFLLITLSGAVMNVGLISSAPMSQMLTKGEAKTIDAVVGTVLFPQSKPVKKVNKEVSMKPLNELLQIANQINPQLTFKVVKLINWKDETARVEIEGYNPYKPFLNGGIFNKPTITLNAHTGELIENQKVLDKTWPVFVAEALFFLHFLFGIDIFSRIAVAIMMALCAIAIGFAMMLYLEKKAKKYENKITFYDGIGKFSLASMIGIIPSTGALFILQWALPFDLEDRVIWQQGIFYNIWLATLFWSFYRINSYQAAKEFFFIGGITFILAPIFHNIYSGFTFFELLSISNIFAVDLTLFIFGLLQLYISKKLPKSRAEAKFFWIQK; encoded by the coding sequence ATGGAAAAATCAAAACTTTTTAAACAAAGACTATTTAGAATACATATTGCATCTGGGGTGATTTTTTCTATAATTATGTATATTGCCATATTTTTTGGAGTATTTGCAATTTTACTTCCTTATATTAAAACTTGGGAAAAACCTTCACGACATATAGACTCAAATATAAATATTTATAAAATTGATTACAATTATATGATTGAAGAGGCTTTAAAAACTGAAAATTTTCCTAAAAATAATATTTTAGTTTCTCTTCCGGGAAGAATGGGTGATCCAGCAGTTACAATTTCTCATAGATTTACCCAACCTATTGCTTTTAATCCAACAACAAAAGAGAAGTTAAATAATGAAACTAAAGAACAATCCCATCTTGCTGAATTTTTAAATGAGTTACATTATGGAGCACCTCTAAAAGTTATAGGAAGAGTATCTTTTGGATTTGTTGCAATTGGAACAATGGTTTTAATTATTACTGGACTTATATTAATCACTTTATTTAAATTTTCAAATAAAGGGAAAAATCAACAAGCAGTTTTTTCAAAAATTCATGTAAAAGTCTTTACTTGGTTATTTGTTCCATTTCTTCTAATTACTTTAAGTGGTGCAGTGATGAATGTGGGGCTTATTAGTTCAGCTCCTATGTCTCAAATGCTAACAAAAGGTGAAGCAAAAACAATTGATGCAGTGGTAGGAACTGTACTTTTCCCTCAAAGTAAACCAGTAAAAAAAGTAAATAAAGAAGTTAGTATGAAACCTCTAAATGAACTTTTACAAATAGCAAATCAAATAAATCCACAACTTACTTTTAAAGTAGTAAAGCTTATAAATTGGAAAGATGAAACAGCAAGAGTTGAAATAGAAGGTTATAACCCATATAAACCCTTTTTAAATGGAGGGATATTTAATAAACCAACCATTACTTTAAATGCCCATACAGGAGAGCTTATAGAAAATCAAAAAGTTTTAGATAAAACTTGGCCTGTATTTGTAGCTGAAGCACTATTTTTCTTACATTTTTTATTTGGTATAGATATTTTTTCAAGAATTGCAGTTGCTATTATGATGGCACTTTGTGCAATAGCTATTGGTTTTGCAATGATGTTATATTTAGAGAAAAAAGCAAAAAAATATGAAAATAAAATCACTTTTTATGATGGTATTGGAAAATTTTCATTAGCGTCTATGATAGGTATTATTCCCTCTACTGGTGCTTTATTTATTTTACAATGGGCTTTGCCTTTTGATTTAGAAGATAGAGTAATCTGGCAACAAGGAATTTTTTACAATATTTGGCTAGCAACTTTATTTTGGTCTTTTTATAGAATAAATTCATACCAAGCAGCAAAAGAGTTCTTTTTTATTGGAGGTATTACTTTTATACTTGCACCAATTTTTCACAATATATATTCAGGCTTTACTTTTTTTGAACTTCTTAGTATAAGTAATATTTTTGCTGTTGATTTAACTTTATTTATATTTGGTTTATTGCAGTTATATATTTCTAAAAAACTTCCCAAAAGTAGAGCTGAAGCAAAATTCTTTTGGATACAAAAATAA